From a region of the Rhinopithecus roxellana isolate Shanxi Qingling chromosome 8, ASM756505v1, whole genome shotgun sequence genome:
- the LOC104668607 gene encoding neuroblastoma breakpoint family member 4-like — translation MVVSADPLSGKRAEMNILEINQELRSQLAESNQQFRDLKEKFLITQATAYSLANQLKKYKCEEYKDIIDSVLKDELQFVEKLAEKLRQAEELGEYKALVHSQARELTQLREKLQEGRDASRSLNQHFKALLAPDDLDKSQGQDFREQLAEGYRLAERLLQKLSPETDEGEDEDEKDEEVEKVEESSAPRDVQMAEEKEVPQDSLEECAVTYSNSHDPSDSSQPHRSTKITSEEDKVDSALVVENEPSHDEGEEALNILPENQNDHEEEEGKVPVLPRNRQSVEPGELTKLRDFLISPVVSHLVNPEHHDISNSYLHHEVTFLALDEEKVGSAQGVARDYSNSKWDETPLGFLEKQNNLEEVKGNETVDPRLSRGPLRGDKREVTQESLDGCYLTPSILPELPHSYRPYWSTSYCFEDKQGSLTLVDEIEKDQEEVEDQDPPRPRLIQELPEVEEQKIPEDSVDEVYLTPLVHCDLSDCHQPYSSTLSSLENQLACSALDIASPTKTACPQGTWSGDLSHHLSEVQASQAQLEPSTLVPSCLRLQLDQGFYCGNGLARRGLSSTTCSFAANADSGNQQPFQEIVCKPSLGMKNPPQLEDDALEGSADNTQGCQVIGQIHASSVLKPKIIKRKLPFSKWRLAFRFPCLQA, via the exons ATGGTGGTATCTGCCGACCCTTTGTCCGGCAAGAGGGCAGAGATGAACATCCTAGAAATCAACCAGGAATTGCGCTCCCAGCTGGCAGAGAGCAATCAGCAGTTCCGAGACCTCAAAGAGAAATTCCTTATAACTCAAGCTACTGCCTACTCCCTGGCCAACCAGCTGAAGAAATACA AGTGTGAAGAGTACAAAGACATCATAGACTCTGTGCTGAAGGATGAACTGCAGTTTGTGGAGAAGCTGGCAGAGAAGCTCAGACAAGCTGAGGAGCTCGG GGAATATAAAGCCCTGGTTCACTCTCAGGCACGAGAGCTGACCCAGTTACGGGAGAAGTTACAGGAAGGGAGAGATGCCTCCCGTTCACTGAATCAGCATTTCAAGGCCCTCCTCGCTCCTGATGACCTTGATAAGTCCCAGGGTCAGGACTTCCGAGAGCAGCTGGCTGAGGGGTACAGGCTGGCAGAGCGCCTTCTCCAGAAGCTCAGCCCAG AAACTGATGAAGGTGaggatgaagatgagaaagatgaGGAGGTTGAGAAAGTAGAAGAATCATCTGCCCCCAG GGACGTGCAGATGGCTGAAGAAAAGGAAGTCCCTCAGGACTCACTGGAGGAATGTGCTGTCACTTATTCAAATAGTCACGACCCATCTGACTCCAGCCAGCCTCACAGGAGCACCAAAATCACATCTGAGGAAGACAAAGTCGACTCTGCTCTGGTTGTAGAGAATGAACCCTCTCATGATGAAGGGGAAGAAGCTCTAAACATTCTCCCAG AAAATCAGAATGAtcatgaggaagaggaggggaaagtGCCAGTGCTCCCCA GGAACCGACAATCAGTTGAGCCAGGTGAACTGACCAAACTCAGGGATTTCCTGATCTCACCCGTGGTCTCCCATTTGGTTAATCCAGA ACACCACGATATATCCAACTCTTACCTGCATCATGAAGTCACTTTCTTGGCACTGGATGAAGAGAAAGTTGGCTCCGCTCAGGGTGTTGCCAGGGATTACTCCAATTCCAAATGGGATGAAACTCCACTTGGCTTCCTAG aaaagcaaaataatctcGAAGAGGTGAAAGGAAATGAAACCGTTGATCCCAG GCTCAGCAGGGGACCGCTGAGGGGGGACAAGCGTGAAGTCACCCAGGAGTCACTGGATGGATGTTACTTGACTCCTTCCATTCTTCCTGAACTACCTCACTCCTACCGCCCTTATTGGAGCACTTCGTACTGTTTTGAAGACAAGCAAGGCAGCTTGACTCTTGTAGACG AAATTGAAAAGGATCAAGAGGAGGTAGAAGACCAAGACCCACCGCGCCCCAG GTTGATCCAGGAGCTGCCAGAGGTGGAGGAGCAGAAAATCCCAGAGGACTCTGTGGATGAAGTTTACTTGACTCCTTTAGTTCACTGTGACCTGTCTGACTGCCACCAGCCTTATAGCAGCACCTTGTCCTCATTGGAGAATCAACTTGCCTGTTCTGCTCTGGATATAGCCT CTCCCACCAAGACGGCCTGTCCCCAAGGGACTTGGAGTGGAGACTTGAGCCACCACCTCTCAGAGGTGCAGGCTTCACAGGCACAGCTGGAGCCAAGCACCCTGGTGCCCAGTTGTCTGCGACTACAGCTGGATCAAGGGTTCTACTGTGGGAATGGCTTGGCCAGGCGGGGCCTTTCCTCCACCACCTGCAGCTTCGCAGCCAATGCTGATTCTGGGAACCAACAGCCCTTCCAAG AGATTGTTTGTAAGCCCTCCCTGGGGATGAAGAACCCTCCCCAGCTGGAAGATGATGCACTTGAAGGCTCAGCAGACAACACACAAGGCTGTCAAGTCATTGGCCAGATTCATGCCTCCAGTGTCCTGAAACCGAAGATCATCAAAAGAAAACTCCCGTTCAGCAAGTGGAGACTGGCATTCAGATTCCCTTGCCTGCAAGCTTAG